The sequence AACCATGATTACATAAAGTCAATTACATAGGTTGCACCAGTAGAACAGCATGGTCCAATAAAGTTAACTATAGGTATATCCTCTGGATTCAACTTAATGCTAATGTGCCTGTTGACACAATTCAGGTGGTACCACGATTCACATGTTCCACAGCCAATCTACGTATATATTCAGCTGATAGTCAATGAAACAAAGAGCAAACAACACTTACCCAATCCTGTGCTTTAGTAGCAGTGAATGAGCAGGTCCTGCAATGCTCTTCTATGGGTTCTGCAAACAAATAGATTGCTAACAACACTCATAAGTACCTTACAACTGCTTGTTTACCTGAATTGTTAAGTATTTCTTTTGCCATCTCTATTCTTAAATCGTGAACTGTTCCAGCATGGATGTTCATTGGTAAATGTCTTAAATATTGTTCAGCAAACTATTTTAGAAATTCTTTATGTTGTGTTGCAGAATATACTTAAGGCCATACCTTCATAACATAAACTCCACAAGACGAATTGTCTTCCTGTATACTGTGTGGAGGCGTAACGACTTCCCATACATACTTCTTTGGCCAATATCCACCACAATATTGATAGGTGTTGTAAGCGCTGCAAGAGAATTATATGCAAATAGCCAGGGATTATATGCAAATAGCCAGGGATTATATGCAAATAGCCAGGGAGTTCAAAGAATGTGTTCCTGTTGATATGCAAATTAATGTGTATACATACTTAACTAACTATGTGTGCAAAATATTAACTGTACTAACTTCCAGTTTTTTCTTATCCTTTGTATTAGTCTATGATCTCTTTCTTCATACTTCTTTGGGTCAACGTAGAGAACCTTTCCATTCTTTGGTTCGACGATCTAAAGAAATAGTAGCTATAAAgatataaatgtacaaatatgtCTGACCACCAATATCCAGTGCATCTTCTGGTAGCAGTAAGGTCCAATGAGGGCATTGTAATgagacaaatcaacctgcagaaataTATGTATACAGGTGTCTGTAAGTCCTCGTAAAGTACCAACTCATACATTGCTTAAAACTTTCTTCTTAAGGATATACGTCCCATTACAAATGTCATTCACTGCAGACACGTCCATGATAAatatttcttcttcctgtgtttgGAAGTGAGCATgcacataatgcatacattcaTATGCACTAGACTTTTCTATGTATTATCTCTAACCTTTTTGTTGGCACGGATCATGTATAGTAGATAAGATGCTATCACCTATAtacaacatatatacatatatgcttGCTTGCATAAAGTTTACAAGCACGTACTTCATCAGTAACCCATCCACTGGTGTCGATCAGTGACAGAATTCCCTCGTCGTAAACTTTGTAACTACCAAACTTCGCTTCAAAAAGCATCTGGGTTTTGTTTCTGATTCTCATTAATCGGCCTGCATGATAGCAATATTATGCAGACAGATGATATACCGGGCACAAAACCTTCGGTTTGATAATCATTTTCATCAACTTCTTCATCTGATGAATTAGGACAATACTGATGAACTACCCCTCCTGCAAAATAAAGATGAAAATGAATGAATGAAAAGTGTAGATAGAGAAAAGTAGTTACAGCCTACAAAATATCCTTACGGGATTTGTGCAAGTGGAAATAGTCAATAAGTACATTAGCCATTGTAGGCTCTTCTTGATTCAATAAGTcggctgtttgtttgtttgtctctacatcATCCTTCAAATCATACATTTTGTTGGTACACTTTTGCACAATTGTGATTGGAACTGGTTCCTTGTGAGCATAGCAAAGATCCTTCAAACATTTCTGGTCTTCATAGTTATCCACAACATAGCTGTGCAGAAATGCAGCTGGTAAGTTGGTTTTGAGACTGTTAGATATGTATTCATGGGCAGGCCCACATGGCTTAAACAAAAACGATGGATGGTTCTGTATAATAGTTTTCATCTTCTTGCTAAGTTTCACGATTTTGTCAAACTGAAAGCTGTTCCCTGGTGGAATATCTTcattgctgaaaatttcatgacccCCTAAAATGTATAATCCATGCAGATTAACACACACCTACATGATTGAATTTATTTCTTACCTTCAAGCTTAGGGCTGGTTTCTTCTACTGACATACTACtggcttcttcttcttctactccCTGGACCCCAGAACTACCTGTTGTACCAATTCATCTTATACCGATGATCTACCCGTGCATGTACATTTACTTAGACATATCCATGACAAATATGCTATGTATGGGGAGCATTAAAGATATTTTGTGTGCATGTCCATGCAGATGCTTCAATGCATCTCACTTCAACATAGTACATGCAGTGTACCCTCTACCATTTGGAACCAAGAGTTTGACTAATATGTGACCTGGGCTGACAAAATCAGTCTCTTATAGCCTGTCAAAATTTGACCTACTTTTAAATGCTTGAAGCTACATTACTTTGTCCATGATTATAGCTAGCATCCACATAAACGTTTAACCACTTATGTAAAAATTGCTTACAATTTTAATGAAGTTTACAGAATTATTCTAGGTCAAATACAGTGATGGAGATAGACAAGATtcagtaaacatgtgtattttcGGGATATACActgattttgtcagactgggtcacatattaatttttatgtggACCAGAACTCATCGGGCTAAtattttttgtccttattacaaAGTTATTTTTAGAGACAGGTTCTATTATAACTATATGTAGCTGTAATATCATGTCTGGCATGATAGTTATTGTATGCATATGTGCTCACATCCATCCCGAGCATTGCTGTATGATGGCTCTAGGTCAACCTGTTCCCTCTTCACTGGAAAGCTATCACTGCCAATTTGTTTTGTCTTCACTGAGGTGTTTCCTGTACGATTCTCATTAGCTTGTTCACCGGTCTCAGTGTTC comes from Dysidea avara chromosome 4, odDysAvar1.4, whole genome shotgun sequence and encodes:
- the LOC136252527 gene encoding uncharacterized protein isoform X3; this translates as MCMFQKQSKMHNIWTRCKNSVIADDSSIDDSCPLNTETGEQANENRTGNTSVKTKQIGSDSFPVKREQVDLEPSYSNARDGCSSGVQGVEEEEASSMSVEETSPKLEGGHEIFSNEDIPPGNSFQFDKIVKLSKKMKTIIQNHPSFLFKPCGPAHEYISNSLKTNLPAAFLHSYVVDNYEDQKCLKDLCYAHKEPVPITIVQKCTNKMYDLKDDVETNKQTADLLNQEEPTMANVLIDYFHLHKSRGVVHQYCPNSSDEEVDENDYQTEGRLMRIRNKTQMLFEAKFGSYKVYDEGILSLIDTSGWVTDEVIASYLLYMIRANKKEEEIFIMDVSAVNDICNGTYILKKKVLSNVDLSHYNALIGPYCYQKMHWILVIVEPKNGKVLYVDPKKYEERDHRLIQRIRKNWNAYNTYQYCGGYWPKKYVWEVVTPPHSIQEDNSSCGVYVMKTFTNEHPCWNSSRFKNRDGKRNT
- the LOC136252527 gene encoding uncharacterized protein isoform X2 — translated: MCMFQKQSKMHNIWTRCKNSVIDDSSIDDSCPLNTETGEQANENRTGNTSVKTKQIGSDSFPVKREQVDLEPSYSNARDGCSSGVQGVEEEEASSMSVEETSPKLEGGHEIFSNEDIPPGNSFQFDKIVKLSKKMKTIIQNHPSFLFKPCGPAHEYISNSLKTNLPAAFLHSYVVDNYEDQKCLKDLCYAHKEPVPITIVQKCTNKMYDLKDDVETNKQTADLLNQEEPTMANVLIDYFHLHKSRGVVHQYCPNSSDEEVDENDYQTEGRLMRIRNKTQMLFEAKFGSYKVYDEGILSLIDTSGWVTDEVIASYLLYMIRANKKEEEIFIMDVSAVNDICNGTYILKKKVLSNVDLSHYNALIGPYCYQKMHWILVIVEPKNGKVLYVDPKKYEERDHRLIQRIRKNWNAYNTYQYCGGYWPKKYVWEVVTPPHSIQEDNSSCGVYVMKFAEQYLRHLPMNIHAGTVHDLRIEMAKEILNNSEPIEEHCRTCSFTATKAQDWIGCGTCESWYHLNCVNRHISIKLNPEDIPIVNFIGPCCSTGATYVIDFM
- the LOC136252527 gene encoding uncharacterized protein isoform X1, coding for MCMFQKQSKMHNIWTRCKNSVIADDSSIDDSCPLNTETGEQANENRTGNTSVKTKQIGSDSFPVKREQVDLEPSYSNARDGCSSGVQGVEEEEASSMSVEETSPKLEGGHEIFSNEDIPPGNSFQFDKIVKLSKKMKTIIQNHPSFLFKPCGPAHEYISNSLKTNLPAAFLHSYVVDNYEDQKCLKDLCYAHKEPVPITIVQKCTNKMYDLKDDVETNKQTADLLNQEEPTMANVLIDYFHLHKSRGVVHQYCPNSSDEEVDENDYQTEGRLMRIRNKTQMLFEAKFGSYKVYDEGILSLIDTSGWVTDEVIASYLLYMIRANKKEEEIFIMDVSAVNDICNGTYILKKKVLSNVDLSHYNALIGPYCYQKMHWILVIVEPKNGKVLYVDPKKYEERDHRLIQRIRKNWNAYNTYQYCGGYWPKKYVWEVVTPPHSIQEDNSSCGVYVMKFAEQYLRHLPMNIHAGTVHDLRIEMAKEILNNSEPIEEHCRTCSFTATKAQDWIGCGTCESWYHLNCVNRHISIKLNPEDIPIVNFIGPCCSTGATYVIDFM